The following coding sequences lie in one Deinococcus sp. YIM 134068 genomic window:
- a CDS encoding glucosamine-6-phosphate deaminase, which yields MTDRGVNVEVLDDAEALARRAADLIEGVVREKPTLSLLVATGNTPLATYTELTRRNLDASAVTAVQLDEYLGVGEDDPRSLWGWMRRAFVEPLGVRKVIRLDATAPDPVEACRRFELEVAALGGIDLALLGLGPNGHLGFNEPPCLPDAGTRPVTLTPESLASNAAYWDGLAVPTGALTAGMDLILGARQTLLLVSGAHKRGILARTLQESPTPEVPASWLRGTNTTVLADRAAWGGL from the coding sequence GTGACGGACCGGGGAGTGAACGTCGAGGTGCTGGACGACGCGGAGGCGCTCGCCCGCCGCGCCGCCGACCTGATCGAGGGGGTGGTGCGCGAGAAGCCCACCCTCTCTCTCCTCGTTGCCACCGGAAATACCCCGCTGGCGACCTATACCGAACTCACCCGGCGGAACCTCGATGCCTCCGCCGTGACCGCCGTGCAGCTTGACGAGTACCTGGGCGTGGGCGAGGACGACCCCCGCTCGCTGTGGGGCTGGATGCGCCGCGCCTTCGTGGAACCGCTGGGCGTGAGGAAGGTCATCCGCCTTGACGCCACCGCGCCCGACCCGGTGGAGGCGTGCCGCCGCTTCGAGTTGGAGGTGGCGGCCCTCGGCGGCATTGACCTCGCCCTCCTCGGCCTCGGCCCGAACGGGCACCTGGGCTTCAACGAGCCGCCGTGCCTACCAGACGCGGGGACGCGCCCCGTGACGCTGACGCCCGAGAGCCTGGCGAGCAACGCCGCGTACTGGGATGGCCTGGCTGTGCCGACCGGGGCGCTCACGGCGGGGATGGACCTCATCCTGGGGGCGCGGCAGACCCTCCTGCTCGTGAGCGGGGCGCACAAACGCGGCATCCTCGCCCGCACGCTTCAAGAATCTCCGACCCCCGAGGTGCCCGCCTCCTGGCTGCGTGGGACGAACACGACCGTCCTCGCCGACCGCGCCGCGTGGGGGGGCCTGTGA